In the genome of Entelurus aequoreus isolate RoL-2023_Sb linkage group LG08, RoL_Eaeq_v1.1, whole genome shotgun sequence, one region contains:
- the psmc5 gene encoding 26S proteasome regulatory subunit 8 yields MFHLTNGNMIFKMEGDGSDNMEMGESKGGTGLRQYYLSKIEELQLTVNDKSQNLRRLQAQRNELNAKVRLLREELQLLQEQGSYVGEVVRVMDKKKVLVKVHPEGKFVVDVDKNIDINDVTPNCRVALRNDSYTLHKILPNKVDPLVSLMMVEKVPDSTYEMIGGLDKQIKEIKEVIELPVKHPELFEALGIAQPKGVLLYGPPGTGKTLLARAVAHHTDCTFIRVSGSELVQKFIGEGARMVRELFVMAREHAPSIIFMDEIDSIGSSRLEGGSGGDSEVQRTMLELLNQLDGFEATKNIKVIMATNRIDILDSALLRPGRIDRKIEFPPPNEEARLDILKIHSRKMNLTRGINLRKIAELMPGASGAEVKGVCTEAGMYALRERRVHVNQEDFEMAVAKVMQKDSEKNMSIKKLWK; encoded by the exons ATGTTTCACCTCACAAACGGAAACATGATTTTCAAGATGGAGGGGGACGGGAGCGACAAT ATGGAGATGGGAGAAAGTAAAGGTGGAACAGGTCTTCGCCAATACTACCTCTCCAAAATAGAAGAGTTACAG CTGACTGTGAACGACAAGAGCCAGAATCTCAGACGACTGCAGGCTCAAAGAAATGAGCTCAATGCGAAAG TGCGTCTCCTTCGTGAAGAGCTGCAGTTACTTCAGGAGCAGGGCTCCTACGTAGGAGAAGTGGTCAGGGTGATGGACAAAAAGAAAGTTCTGGTCAAG GTGCACCCAGAAGGGAAATTTGTGGTGGATGTGGACAAGAACATAGACATTAATGAT GTGACCCCAAATTGTCGAGTTGCACTTCGCAACGACAGTTACACTCTGCACAAGATCCTCCCCAACAAGGTGGACCCTCTGGTGTCCCTAATGATGGTGGAGAAGGTTCCAGACTCCACCTATGAGATGATTGGGGGCCTGGACAAGCAGATCAAGGAGATCAAGGAAGTGATTGAGCTGCCTGTCAAGCACCCTGAGCTTTTTGAAGCCTTGGGTATTGCACAACCAAAG GGCGTGTTGCTGTACGGACCTCCGGGTACAGGCAAGACCCTGCTGGCCAGAGCTGTGGCCCACCACACTGACTGCACCTTCATTAGGGTTTCAGGGTCTGAGCTGGTTCAGAAGTTCATTGGAGAAG GCGCTCGCATGGTACGTGAACTGTTCGTCATGGCCCGAGAGCACGCGCCTTCCATCATCTTCATGGACGAGATCGACTCCATTGGCTCATCTCGCCTGGAGGGAGGTTCAGGTGGAGACAGCGAGGTGCAGAGGACCATGTTGGAGCTGCTTAACCAGCTGGATGGCTTCGAGGCCACCAAGAACATCAAG GTCATCATGGCCACCAACCGTATCGACATCCTGGACTCTGCTCTGCTCAGGCCAGGCAGGATCGACAGGAAGATCGAGTTCCCGCCTCCAAACGAAGAG GCTCGTCTGGACATCCTGAAGATCCACTCCAGGAAGATGAACCTGACACGCGGCATTAACCTGAGGAAGATAGCCGAGCTAATGCCCGGAGCCTCAGGCGCTGAGGTTAAG GGAGTGTGCACGGAAGCTGGCATGTATGCGCTGAGAGAAAGAAGAGTGCAcgtcaaccaggaggactttgagatggctGTGGCAAAG GTGATGCAGAAAGACAGCGAGAAGAACATGTCCATCAAGAAGCTGTGGAAGTAA